The following are encoded together in the Lathyrus oleraceus cultivar Zhongwan6 chromosome 3, CAAS_Psat_ZW6_1.0, whole genome shotgun sequence genome:
- the LOC127127701 gene encoding vesicle-associated membrane protein 722, with translation MVQQSLIYSFVARDTVILAEHTDFTGNFPEIALQCLQRLPSTNTKFTYNTDGHTFNYLAHDGFTYCVVAVESFDRHIAMAFLDRIKEEFTKRYGGGKAATATDKSLNKEFGPKLKEHMQYCVERPEEVSKLVKVKAQVSQVQDVMMQNIDQVLNRQVKIDVLMDKTENLRDQAQDFRGQTGQLKIKMWFQNMKIKLIILAIIIVIILIIVLVVT, from the exons ATGGTGCAACAATCACTAATATACAGCTTTGTAGCGCGTGACACGGTGATCCTGGCGGAGCATACCGACTTCACCGGAAACTTCCCGGAAATAGCATTGCAGTGCCTGCAGAGACTCCCATCAACCAACACAAAATTCACTTACAACACAGATGGTCATACCTTCAACTACCTCGCCCATGATGGATTCA CTTACTGCGTTGTGGCAGTGGAGTCTTTTGATCGCCATATTGCAATGGCCTTTCTTGATCGCATCAAGGAAGAATTTACCAAAAGATATGGTGGAGGAAAAGCTGCAACAGCAACCGATAAAAGCTTAAACAAAGAATTTGG ACCTAAATTGAAGGAGCATATGCAATATTGTGTGGAGCGTCCAGAAGAGGTTAGCAAACTTGTCAAAGTGAAAGCTCAGGTTTCTCAAGTCCAAGATGTTATGATGCAAAATATTGATCAG GTTCTTAATCGTCAAGTGAAGATTGATGTTTTGATGGACAAAACTGAAAACCTTCGCGATCAG GCACAAGATTTCAGGGGGCAGACAGGCCAATTGAAGATAAAGATGTGGTTTCAGAACATGAAGATAAAACTAATAATTCTTGCCATCATAATTGTCATCATTCTTATAATTGTTCTTGTTGTTACATAA
- the LOC127131294 gene encoding uncharacterized protein LOC127131294 — protein sequence MAVDNNLAAMIERIMAQNEVNVGLHRPNYKSPLSEYILQSELPPRWEVPKFKKFSGDTSKSNVEHVARYLIEAGDIVNNENMKVNYFPSSLTENAFTWFMMLLASSIHDWTYLERPFHKQFYMGQSKISLKELASVKHKFTEPIDEYLNRLCLLKARCFTQVPGPELVELAADGLDYSTRKKLDTQYLRDISQLVDRVRQVERLKAGKARVNKNNKRERVAYVELDGDDQRTYSDFLNFDESEIDLAELK from the coding sequence ATGGCAGTGGATAACAATTTGGCAGCCATGATTGAAAGGATTATGGCACAAAATGAGGTAAATGTTGGCCTCCATAGGCCAAACTATAAGTCACCATTATCTGAGTATATTCTGCAGTCAGAGTTACCCCCTAGATGGGAAGTGCCAAAGTTTAAGAAATTCTCTGGGGACACTAGCAAATCTAATGTCGAACATGTGGCAAGGTACCTAATTGAGGCAGGGGACATTGTAAATAATGAGAATATGAAAGTAAATTACTTCCCCAGTTCCCTCACTGAGAATGCCTTTACATGGTTCATGATGCTCCTAGCAAGTTCGATTCATGATTGGACTTATTTAGAAAGACCATTCCATAAACAATTTTACATGGGGCAGTCGAAGATTAGTCTGAAGGAATTGGCTAGCGTTAAGCATAAATTCACTGAGCCAATAGACGAGTATCTTAATAGGTTATGTTTGCTAAAGGCAAGGTGTTTTACACAAGTGCCTGGGCCCGAGTTAGTCGAATTGGCCGCTGATGGCCTAGATTATTCCACCAGAAAGAAATTGGACACCCAATACTTGAGGGATATATCCCAATTGGTTGATAGAGTTCGACAGGTAGAGCGCCTGAAGGCCGGAAAAGCCAGGGTGAATAAAAACAACAAGAGAGAAAGGGTAGCCTATGTCGAATTAGATGGAGATGATCAAAGGACATATAGTGACTTTTTAAATTTCGATGAAAGTGAAATCGATCTCGCTGAATTAAAATAA